Proteins encoded by one window of Acuticoccus sp. MNP-M23:
- a CDS encoding sulfatase-like hydrolase/transferase translates to MQYSEGDPTNILIITFDQWPAPLMQHQGHETIETPTLDTLAAAGTRFDRAYSECPICIPARRTLMTGQTPRTHGDRTFQPALTMPKDVPTLAGTFSDAGYQTFAVGKLHAYPPRDRIGFDDALIAEEGRPQLGAVDDYDIHLADRGHVGQGYAHAMSNNDYGWRTFHLPEDCHVTNWTTAAMCRTIKRRDPTRPALWYLSYTHPHPPIVPLAAYFERYARRTMPKALRADWADGPQPYALEAVRTFWHQLGPEALADMRRAFYAQCTQIDAQLRLVIGTLREEGVLDNTVILVTGDHGDMLGDFGLYAKRLMYEGSARVPMILTGPKGFSRIAAGEVDHRPVGLADVMPTMLDIAGIPIPESCDGRSMLGDPRETLYCEALEGPKATRMVTDGRYKLIWYPDGNVVQLFDLAGDPHECRDLSADAAVTDTRARLTAVLIENLYGEDLDAVEGGRLVGRGPTPVPAVVNRGLSGQRGIHYPQPPLTDPAIIVGAG, encoded by the coding sequence ATGCAATATTCTGAAGGCGACCCCACCAATATTCTGATTATTACATTCGACCAGTGGCCGGCGCCGTTGATGCAGCATCAGGGTCACGAGACCATCGAAACGCCGACGCTGGATACGCTCGCTGCCGCCGGCACCCGCTTCGACCGCGCCTATTCGGAGTGCCCCATCTGCATTCCCGCGCGGCGCACACTGATGACCGGCCAGACCCCGCGCACCCACGGTGACCGCACCTTCCAGCCGGCACTCACGATGCCGAAGGACGTGCCGACCCTCGCCGGCACGTTCTCCGATGCCGGGTACCAGACCTTTGCCGTCGGCAAGCTGCACGCCTATCCGCCGCGCGACCGGATCGGCTTCGACGATGCGCTGATTGCCGAGGAAGGCCGCCCCCAGCTGGGCGCGGTGGACGATTACGACATTCACCTGGCCGACCGCGGCCATGTGGGTCAGGGCTACGCCCACGCCATGTCCAACAACGATTATGGCTGGCGCACCTTCCACCTGCCGGAGGACTGCCACGTCACCAACTGGACGACGGCGGCCATGTGCCGGACCATCAAGCGGCGAGACCCGACGCGGCCAGCGCTGTGGTATCTTTCCTACACCCATCCGCACCCGCCCATCGTGCCGCTGGCGGCCTATTTCGAGCGTTATGCGCGGCGCACCATGCCAAAGGCGCTGCGGGCGGACTGGGCGGACGGGCCGCAACCCTACGCGCTGGAGGCCGTGCGCACCTTCTGGCACCAGCTCGGCCCGGAGGCGCTGGCCGACATGCGCCGCGCGTTCTACGCCCAGTGCACCCAGATCGACGCGCAACTGCGCCTCGTCATCGGCACGCTGCGCGAGGAGGGGGTGCTGGACAACACCGTCATCCTCGTCACCGGCGACCATGGCGACATGCTGGGCGACTTCGGCCTCTACGCCAAGCGGCTGATGTACGAAGGTTCGGCCCGCGTCCCGATGATCCTTACCGGACCCAAGGGCTTTTCGCGCATCGCGGCCGGTGAGGTCGACCATCGCCCCGTGGGCCTTGCCGACGTGATGCCCACAATGCTCGACATTGCGGGCATCCCCATTCCCGAAAGCTGCGATGGCCGCTCCATGCTGGGCGACCCGCGCGAAACGCTTTACTGCGAGGCGCTCGAAGGCCCCAAGGCGACCCGGATGGTGACCGACGGCCGCTACAAGCTGATCTGGTATCCCGATGGCAACGTGGTCCAGCTCTTCGATCTTGCGGGCGATCCGCACGAATGCCGCGACCTCTCCGCCGACGCTGCCGTGACCGATACCCGTGCGCGGTTGACGGCGGTGCTCATTGAAAATCTTTACGGCGAGGACCTTGATGCGGTGGAAGGCGGGCGACTTGTGGGGCGGGGGCCGACGCCGGTGCCCGCCGTGGTCAACCGCGGCCTGTCCGGCCAGCGCGGCATCCACTATCCGCAGCCACCGCTTACCGACCCCGCCATCATCGTGGGCGCTGGCTAG
- a CDS encoding tripartite tricarboxylate transporter substrate binding protein, protein MKFVVKTALAAALMLGTSGGAMAEWPEKPVKVVVPFGAGGTSDQITRAFAAAIEENDLLPEPITVINVGGHYSVGARQVMEANADGYTFLTLHIALMGGEGGGVFDFGYRDYKPVATTGEFCVIPMVRKDSGIDSVEQLLEKAKAEPDTLIFGANLGAINHMGGVMLQNLVDGAKFRFVQIGGGTANYTALTGAQTAATVLSAAEVANFTMGPDGKPLEDAQIKPLAYTGAERVKHLPDLPTMKELGYDMNYCIQSWWFAPKDTPQEAVDGMANALEAAMGTERIEKFFDSKMFAPVFLKGEAMQASLDETWEKIEPIAKQASKK, encoded by the coding sequence ATGAAATTCGTGGTCAAAACTGCGCTCGCCGCAGCATTGATGCTCGGCACGTCCGGCGGTGCCATGGCCGAGTGGCCGGAAAAGCCGGTCAAGGTCGTCGTGCCGTTCGGTGCCGGCGGCACGTCGGACCAGATCACCCGCGCCTTCGCGGCCGCCATCGAGGAGAACGACCTTCTCCCCGAGCCGATCACCGTCATCAACGTCGGCGGGCACTATTCTGTCGGCGCGCGGCAGGTGATGGAGGCGAACGCCGACGGCTACACCTTCCTCACCCTGCATATCGCGCTGATGGGCGGTGAAGGGGGCGGCGTGTTCGACTTCGGCTACCGCGACTACAAACCTGTAGCGACCACCGGCGAGTTCTGCGTCATCCCGATGGTGCGCAAGGACAGCGGCATCGACAGCGTCGAGCAACTTCTGGAAAAGGCGAAGGCGGAGCCCGATACGCTGATTTTCGGGGCCAACCTCGGCGCCATCAACCACATGGGCGGCGTGATGCTGCAGAACCTGGTGGACGGGGCGAAATTCCGCTTCGTGCAGATTGGCGGCGGCACGGCCAACTACACCGCGCTCACCGGCGCGCAGACTGCGGCCACGGTGCTGTCTGCCGCGGAAGTCGCCAACTTCACGATGGGGCCGGACGGCAAGCCGCTGGAAGACGCGCAGATCAAGCCGCTCGCCTACACCGGCGCCGAACGGGTGAAGCACCTGCCGGACCTGCCGACCATGAAAGAGCTCGGCTACGACATGAACTACTGCATCCAGTCGTGGTGGTTTGCGCCCAAGGACACACCGCAGGAGGCCGTCGACGGGATGGCCAATGCCCTTGAGGCGGCCATGGGGACCGAGCGGATCGAAAAATTCTTCGATTCCAAGATGTTCGCCCCGGTGTTCCTGAAGGGCGAGGCGATGCAGGCCTCGCTGGACGAGACCTGGGAAAAGATCGAGCCCATCGCCAAGCAGGCCTCGAAGAAATAG
- a CDS encoding tripartite tricarboxylate transporter TctB family protein, protein MAAAFIAGCLAVLWETRDIPPGTFEPLGSAPVPQGVAALIIALCLAVIAPALRRPAEVAPDPGYTPRPLDAAMVAGLTIAYVAMMQARLLDFAPLTALFLFVTIAFLTRLRLRAMPTAALVAVVTGWGCQYVFTRVFVVDLPGL, encoded by the coding sequence GTGGCCGCTGCGTTCATCGCCGGCTGCCTCGCCGTGCTCTGGGAAACGCGTGACATTCCGCCAGGCACGTTCGAGCCGCTGGGTTCGGCCCCCGTCCCGCAGGGGGTTGCAGCGCTCATCATCGCGCTGTGTCTCGCCGTCATTGCCCCCGCGCTGCGCCGTCCGGCGGAAGTGGCGCCGGACCCCGGCTATACGCCGCGCCCGCTGGATGCAGCCATGGTGGCCGGCCTCACCATCGCCTACGTCGCAATGATGCAGGCGCGGCTGTTGGATTTTGCCCCCCTGACCGCCCTCTTCCTCTTTGTGACGATTGCGTTTCTGACCCGGCTTCGCCTGCGCGCCATGCCCACAGCCGCGCTGGTGGCCGTGGTGACCGGCTGGGGCTGCCAGTACGTGTTCACCCGCGTCTTCGTCGTCGACCTTCCGGGGCTTTAG
- a CDS encoding tripartite tricarboxylate transporter permease: MFDALFGALANLAQPLPFALILLGTVLGIVVGAIPGLSGAMLIALTLPLTFYMEPVNAIVLLIGMYVGSITGGLITATMLRMPGTPSNVVTTFDGHPMAESGRPGRALGLGISASFVGGLVSWVVLLFLAKPLSVWATRFGPFEYFTLIMMAMVLIASVSQGSMVKGLIAGFLGMLVSMPGVDPSAGQPRMTWDWYMLNGGLKLLPVLIGVFAVSQIIGDMVAIGKTIKRVESSMTGLFMSLKDWRDQAFNLIRSSLIGTFVGILPGIGASIGSILAYTSAKNMSRTPEKFGKGSEEGIVASEAANNATVGGALIPLIAMGIPGSVIDAILIGALMIHSLQPGPTLFITNPEVVWAMIASCLVATIMMYGVMMGAVRYVAMVMYIPRVYLLPVILVFCIVGAFALDNTMFDVWVMLIFGVVGFAMEKAGFPLGPFVIGFVLAPLMESKLRTGLMMTNGSLEPMFTRPLPIIFLIIAVILLIMPFFRSWRERQFRGRAAATTDETAE, translated from the coding sequence ATGTTCGATGCCCTCTTCGGCGCGCTGGCCAACCTTGCACAGCCGCTGCCCTTTGCGCTGATCCTGCTCGGCACCGTTCTCGGCATCGTCGTCGGCGCCATTCCGGGCCTCTCCGGTGCCATGCTGATTGCGCTCACCCTGCCGCTCACCTTCTACATGGAGCCGGTCAACGCCATCGTCCTCCTCATCGGCATGTACGTGGGTTCCATCACCGGCGGCCTCATCACCGCCACCATGCTCCGGATGCCGGGCACGCCCTCCAACGTCGTCACCACGTTCGACGGGCATCCGATGGCCGAATCCGGCCGCCCCGGCCGCGCGCTCGGGCTTGGCATCTCCGCCTCGTTCGTCGGCGGTCTGGTGTCGTGGGTGGTGCTTCTGTTTCTCGCCAAGCCGCTTTCGGTCTGGGCGACACGGTTCGGCCCGTTCGAGTATTTCACCCTCATCATGATGGCGATGGTGCTGATCGCGTCCGTCAGCCAAGGCTCCATGGTGAAGGGGCTGATTGCAGGCTTTCTCGGCATGCTCGTCTCCATGCCCGGCGTCGACCCTTCGGCCGGTCAGCCGCGGATGACGTGGGACTGGTACATGCTGAATGGCGGGCTGAAGCTCCTGCCCGTCCTCATCGGCGTTTTTGCCGTCAGCCAGATCATTGGCGACATGGTGGCCATCGGCAAGACCATCAAGCGCGTCGAATCCTCGATGACCGGGCTCTTCATGTCCCTGAAGGACTGGCGCGATCAGGCGTTCAACCTGATCCGATCGTCGCTGATCGGCACGTTCGTGGGCATTCTGCCCGGCATCGGCGCCTCCATCGGGTCCATTCTGGCCTACACCTCCGCCAAGAACATGAGCCGCACGCCGGAGAAGTTCGGCAAGGGTTCGGAGGAAGGCATCGTCGCCTCGGAAGCGGCCAACAACGCCACCGTCGGCGGCGCGCTGATCCCGCTGATTGCGATGGGCATTCCGGGCTCGGTGATCGACGCGATCCTGATCGGCGCCCTGATGATCCACTCCCTTCAGCCGGGGCCGACGCTGTTCATCACCAACCCCGAGGTGGTCTGGGCGATGATCGCGTCGTGTCTGGTCGCCACCATAATGATGTACGGCGTGATGATGGGCGCCGTGCGCTACGTGGCGATGGTGATGTACATCCCGCGGGTCTACCTGCTGCCGGTCATTCTGGTGTTCTGCATCGTCGGCGCCTTCGCGCTCGACAACACCATGTTCGACGTGTGGGTCATGCTGATCTTCGGCGTGGTCGGCTTTGCCATGGAAAAAGCCGGATTTCCGCTCGGCCCGTTCGTCATCGGCTTCGTTCTGGCGCCGTTGATGGAGTCCAAATTGCGGACCGGGCTGATGATGACCAATGGCTCGCTGGAACCGATGTTCACACGGCCCCTACCTATTATCTTTTTGATTATAGCTGTTATTCTTCTAATAATGCCTTTCTTCCGGAGCTGGCGCGAGCGACAGTTTCGGGGACGGGCCGCTGCGACCACAGACGAAACGGCTGAATAA
- a CDS encoding mandelate racemase/muconate lactonizing enzyme family protein: MHDLAFSIRTVRATCLRAPLDRPMRNAFGAIDNRPALLIELELDDGVTGLGEVFCNFPVFSQFHKARIINEMLGPMITGASFDSPEAMSNHLARVTHRIALQSGEPGPFSQVIAGLDVAAWDAVAQRAGTPLWRLLAPDAHSRVLTAYASGIDSVDIQTLIPPLQQAGWRAYKLKVGFGAEEDRRGLGELRAAAGPDASLMVDANQAWDFSEAERQIRLLADEGLHWIEEPIAADRPSDEWSVLAEIGPAIAGGENIRGDDGFELAIDAGIEVLQPDVIKWGGISGTVRIAQMARKAGILWAPHYLASGVGLAASAHVAVACDAGFMEFDVNPNPLREGLLGGAVLVEDGQIHLADRSGHGAIPDPEVIARYRV; encoded by the coding sequence ATGCACGATCTCGCCTTCAGTATCCGCACTGTTCGCGCGACCTGCCTGCGCGCCCCGCTGGACCGCCCGATGCGCAACGCCTTCGGCGCCATCGACAATCGCCCCGCACTCCTGATCGAGCTTGAGCTCGACGATGGTGTGACCGGGCTTGGCGAGGTCTTCTGCAACTTCCCCGTCTTCTCGCAATTCCACAAGGCGCGGATCATCAACGAGATGCTGGGGCCGATGATCACCGGCGCCTCGTTCGATTCGCCCGAAGCGATGAGCAACCATCTCGCCCGCGTCACCCACCGCATCGCCCTCCAGTCTGGCGAGCCTGGGCCGTTTTCGCAGGTGATTGCGGGGCTGGATGTGGCCGCGTGGGATGCTGTCGCCCAGCGCGCCGGCACGCCGCTTTGGCGCCTCCTGGCACCGGACGCGCACAGCCGCGTTCTGACCGCCTACGCCAGCGGGATCGACAGTGTCGACATTCAGACGCTGATCCCGCCGCTGCAACAGGCCGGCTGGCGTGCCTACAAGCTCAAGGTCGGGTTCGGCGCCGAGGAAGACCGCCGCGGCCTTGGTGAGCTTCGCGCGGCGGCAGGCCCGGATGCGAGCCTGATGGTGGATGCCAACCAGGCATGGGATTTTTCCGAAGCCGAGCGGCAGATCCGGCTTCTGGCCGACGAGGGCCTGCACTGGATCGAGGAACCCATTGCGGCCGACCGCCCGTCCGACGAATGGTCCGTCCTGGCCGAAATCGGCCCGGCGATCGCAGGCGGCGAGAACATCCGCGGCGATGACGGCTTCGAACTTGCCATCGACGCCGGGATCGAGGTGCTCCAGCCCGACGTCATCAAGTGGGGCGGCATCTCCGGCACGGTGCGGATTGCGCAGATGGCGCGCAAAGCCGGGATCCTGTGGGCACCGCATTATCTGGCCAGCGGGGTTGGCCTTGCCGCCAGCGCGCACGTGGCGGTGGCCTGCGATGCCGGGTTCATGGAATTTGACGTGAACCCCAATCCGCTGCGCGAGGGGCTCCTCGGCGGGGCGGTTCTCGTCGAGGACGGTCAGATCCATCTGGCCGACCGTTCCGGGCACGGCGCTATTCCCGATCCCGAGGTGATCGCGCGCTACCGCGTCTGA
- a CDS encoding BCCT family transporter: MASSDNTPPVPEPSTITGAPETDYEVGQDNIQVMGLDVHNPVFFVSAIVIVAFVILTLIFQESADHFFTWLRPTLTNMFDWSLLSIGNIFVLFAIFLVLSPLGSVRLGGADAKPDYTYAGWFAMLFAAGMGIGLMYFGVSEPLSHYSSSFGGVVLGDDGLRTDWAPLGGAAGNADAARELAMGATIFHWGLHPWAIYAIVALSLAFFAYNRGLPLTLRSAFYPILGERVWGWPGHVIDTLAVFATLFGLATSLGFGAEQAMAGLEYLFGIEETDVGKSVLILCITAVALVSVVAGLDAGVKRLSEINMVLAALLLAFIFFAGPTLVIATGVLDNTVAYFKTLLPLSNPFGRTDQNFMQGWTAFYWAWWISWSPFVGMFIARVSRGRTVREFVICVILVPTIVSIIWMSTFGGAAINQVIAEGHQAIADASQDTKLFLMLEDFPFTQFASFIGITLVIVFFVTSSDSGSLVIDTITAGGKIDAPVSQRVFWATFEGVVAIVLLLGGGLSALQSAAVATGIPFAFILLAMMISTLKGLTQERAELKAHRKLTKSSQPAE, translated from the coding sequence ATGGCCTCATCTGACAACACACCACCCGTCCCTGAACCGTCGACCATCACCGGCGCACCGGAGACCGACTACGAGGTCGGGCAGGACAACATCCAGGTCATGGGCCTCGATGTTCATAACCCGGTGTTCTTCGTCTCCGCTATCGTGATCGTCGCGTTCGTCATCCTGACGCTGATTTTCCAGGAAAGCGCCGACCATTTCTTCACCTGGCTTCGGCCCACGCTCACGAACATGTTCGACTGGTCGCTGCTGAGCATCGGCAACATCTTCGTCCTGTTCGCGATTTTCCTCGTGCTCAGCCCGCTGGGGTCCGTGCGGCTCGGCGGTGCGGACGCAAAGCCCGACTACACCTACGCGGGCTGGTTCGCGATGCTGTTTGCCGCCGGCATGGGCATCGGCCTCATGTATTTCGGCGTCTCCGAACCGCTCTCGCACTATAGCTCGTCGTTCGGCGGTGTCGTTTTGGGTGACGACGGTTTGCGCACCGACTGGGCCCCGCTCGGCGGTGCTGCCGGCAACGCGGACGCTGCGCGTGAACTTGCGATGGGCGCGACCATCTTCCACTGGGGCCTTCACCCGTGGGCGATCTACGCCATCGTGGCGCTTTCCCTCGCCTTCTTCGCCTACAACCGCGGTCTGCCGCTGACCCTTCGGTCGGCGTTCTATCCGATCCTGGGCGAACGGGTCTGGGGCTGGCCGGGCCATGTCATCGACACGCTCGCCGTGTTTGCGACGCTGTTCGGTCTTGCCACCTCGCTCGGCTTCGGCGCGGAGCAGGCAATGGCGGGTCTCGAATATCTCTTCGGCATCGAAGAGACGGACGTGGGCAAAAGCGTTCTGATCCTCTGCATCACCGCAGTCGCGCTGGTCTCCGTGGTTGCGGGGCTCGATGCCGGCGTCAAGCGGCTGTCCGAGATCAACATGGTGCTGGCAGCCCTTCTCCTGGCGTTCATCTTCTTCGCCGGGCCGACGCTCGTCATCGCCACCGGCGTTCTCGACAACACGGTGGCCTACTTCAAGACGCTGCTACCGCTGTCGAACCCGTTCGGCAGGACTGACCAGAACTTCATGCAGGGATGGACAGCGTTCTACTGGGCGTGGTGGATCTCCTGGTCGCCGTTCGTGGGCATGTTCATCGCCCGCGTGTCGCGGGGGCGGACCGTGCGTGAGTTCGTCATCTGCGTGATCCTGGTGCCGACCATCGTCTCGATCATCTGGATGAGCACGTTCGGTGGCGCGGCCATCAACCAGGTGATTGCGGAAGGCCACCAGGCCATCGCGGACGCCAGCCAGGACACCAAGCTGTTCCTGATGCTGGAGGACTTCCCGTTCACGCAGTTTGCCTCGTTCATCGGCATCACGCTGGTGATCGTGTTCTTCGTCACCTCGTCGGACTCCGGCTCGCTGGTGATCGACACCATCACCGCGGGCGGCAAGATCGACGCGCCGGTGAGCCAGCGCGTGTTCTGGGCAACCTTCGAGGGGGTGGTGGCGATCGTCCTGCTGCTCGGCGGCGGGCTCAGCGCCCTTCAGTCCGCAGCGGTCGCGACGGGCATCCCGTTCGCGTTCATCTTGCTGGCGATGATGATCTCAACGCTCAAGGGGCTGACCCAGGAGCGTGCCGAGCTGAAGGCGCACCGCAAGCTCACGAAATCGTCCCAGCCGGCCGAATGA
- a CDS encoding branched-chain amino acid ABC transporter permease — translation MNSNLRSVLPFIIFFGLVALTGIFQSWSFAFSILNMCLVSAVMALGINMQWGYAGLVNFGVMGFTALGGLAVVLVASEPVPEAWAAGGHGVLLTLLVIVGFAVAILALRRVSTGFLRGLLTVAGAIAAFILAASVLGPATEAIEDVDPSFAGFLGGAGLPVLLSWIVGGLFAAAAAFVIGKIALGLRADYLAIATLGVSEIIIAALMNEDWMARGVKNVVGLPRPVPYEVELREEAWFADLAASLPLGSIELSSLVVKLGYIALFVAVLGAILWLAQKALVSPWGRMMRAVRDNETAAGAMGKDVKKLHLLVFVIGSGVIGVAGAMLTTLDGQFTPGSYQPLRFTFLIWVMVIVGGSGNNWGATIGAFVVWFTWVQAEPMGTILIDNATFWLGEDSPVRNHLLDNAAQMRLVVMGVVLLLVLRFAPRGIIPEAQRR, via the coding sequence ATGAATTCCAATCTCAGGTCCGTCCTTCCTTTCATCATCTTCTTTGGTCTTGTAGCGCTCACCGGCATCTTTCAGAGCTGGTCGTTCGCTTTTTCCATTCTGAACATGTGTCTGGTGTCGGCCGTCATGGCGCTCGGCATCAACATGCAATGGGGCTACGCCGGCCTCGTCAATTTCGGCGTCATGGGATTTACCGCTCTGGGCGGCCTCGCCGTTGTGCTGGTGGCGTCCGAGCCGGTGCCCGAAGCCTGGGCCGCCGGCGGCCACGGCGTGCTTCTCACTCTTCTCGTCATCGTCGGCTTTGCCGTTGCGATCCTGGCGCTGCGCCGGGTGTCCACGGGCTTTTTGCGCGGCCTGCTCACTGTGGCGGGCGCCATTGCGGCGTTCATTCTGGCGGCATCCGTTTTGGGGCCAGCCACGGAGGCGATCGAGGACGTTGATCCGTCCTTTGCCGGTTTCCTCGGCGGCGCGGGTCTGCCGGTGCTTCTCAGCTGGATCGTCGGCGGGCTGTTCGCTGCCGCGGCCGCCTTCGTGATCGGCAAGATCGCGCTTGGCCTGCGGGCCGACTACCTCGCCATTGCCACCCTCGGCGTCTCCGAAATCATCATCGCTGCCCTGATGAACGAAGACTGGATGGCGCGCGGCGTGAAGAACGTCGTCGGCCTGCCGCGTCCGGTCCCCTATGAGGTGGAGCTGCGCGAAGAGGCCTGGTTTGCCGACCTTGCCGCCTCGCTTCCTCTGGGCTCCATCGAGTTGTCGTCGCTCGTGGTCAAGCTTGGCTATATCGCGCTGTTCGTGGCGGTGCTGGGCGCCATCCTGTGGCTGGCGCAGAAGGCGCTGGTCTCGCCCTGGGGCCGGATGATGCGCGCGGTGCGCGACAACGAGACCGCGGCCGGTGCCATGGGCAAGGACGTGAAGAAGCTGCACCTTCTGGTGTTCGTCATCGGCTCCGGCGTGATCGGCGTTGCCGGTGCGATGCTGACCACGCTCGACGGCCAGTTCACGCCGGGCTCCTACCAGCCGCTGCGCTTCACGTTCCTGATCTGGGTGATGGTGATTGTCGGCGGGTCCGGCAACAACTGGGGGGCCACCATCGGCGCCTTCGTGGTGTGGTTCACCTGGGTGCAGGCCGAACCCATGGGCACCATCCTCATCGACAACGCCACTTTCTGGCTCGGCGAGGACAGCCCCGTCCGCAATCACCTTCTGGACAACGCGGCGCAGATGCGCCTGGTGGTGATGGGCGTCGTGCTGCTTCTGGTGCTGCGGTTTGCGCCCCGGGGGATTATCCCCGAGGCGCAGCGTCGTTAG
- a CDS encoding DUF2188 domain-containing protein, whose product MAANEKNYWTQQRDDSRWETLKEGAERASKVFDTQAESWAYTKEMAQKSMGEAFLKGMDGKIRERNTYGNDPVSSKG is encoded by the coding sequence ATGGCCGCCAACGAGAAGAACTATTGGACCCAGCAGCGCGACGACAGCCGCTGGGAGACCCTCAAGGAAGGCGCCGAGCGCGCGTCCAAGGTGTTCGACACGCAGGCAGAATCCTGGGCTTACACCAAGGAAATGGCGCAGAAATCCATGGGCGAGGCCTTCCTCAAGGGCATGGACGGCAAGATCCGCGAACGGAACACCTACGGGAACGACCCCGTATCCAGCAAAGGCTGA
- a CDS encoding branched-chain amino acid ABC transporter permease encodes MENVLNALVTLTNFALIPGLAYGSQLALGALGVTLVFAVLRFSNFAHGETMSFGAMLAIFVTWLLQSMGVSIDPLPTALLALPFAILGTVLFVLFTDRVIYRFYRDKKSDQVIFIIVSIGVMFVMAGLIRFIIGPSDQNFTDGARFVISAGEFKQLTGLREGLAIKTTQVITLVTAGICVAFLFWFLQKTRTGKSMRAYADNEDLATLSGIDAGRVVLIAWTLSAALATIAGTLYGLDKSYKPFVYQELLLPIFAAAIVGGFGSPVGAIVGGYIIAFAEVLITYAYKRFLGHLLPEDWMPDGLVQLLATEYKFAVAFVILVLTLLLRPYGLFNKRTG; translated from the coding sequence ATGGAAAATGTTCTCAACGCGCTGGTGACGCTCACCAATTTTGCGCTGATCCCCGGCCTTGCCTATGGGAGCCAGCTGGCGCTCGGCGCGCTCGGCGTCACGCTGGTGTTCGCCGTTCTGCGCTTCTCCAACTTTGCCCACGGCGAAACCATGTCGTTCGGCGCGATGCTGGCGATCTTCGTCACGTGGCTGCTCCAGTCGATGGGCGTGTCCATCGATCCGCTGCCGACGGCGCTTCTGGCACTGCCGTTCGCAATCCTCGGCACCGTCCTTTTCGTGCTGTTCACCGACCGGGTGATCTACCGCTTCTACCGGGACAAGAAGTCGGATCAGGTGATCTTCATCATCGTATCCATCGGCGTGATGTTCGTGATGGCGGGGCTGATCCGCTTCATCATCGGCCCCAGCGACCAGAACTTTACCGATGGCGCCCGCTTCGTGATTTCCGCGGGCGAATTCAAGCAGCTGACGGGGCTGCGCGAGGGGCTGGCGATCAAGACCACGCAGGTGATTACGCTGGTCACGGCGGGCATCTGCGTCGCGTTCCTGTTCTGGTTTCTGCAGAAGACGCGCACCGGCAAATCCATGCGCGCCTACGCGGACAACGAAGACCTTGCCACGCTGTCCGGCATCGACGCTGGCCGCGTGGTGCTGATTGCGTGGACGCTATCGGCGGCGCTCGCCACCATCGCCGGCACGCTTTACGGGCTCGACAAGAGCTACAAGCCGTTCGTCTATCAGGAGCTGCTGCTGCCGATTTTTGCGGCGGCCATTGTCGGCGGCTTCGGCTCGCCCGTCGGCGCCATTGTGGGCGGCTACATCATCGCGTTCGCCGAGGTGCTGATCACCTATGCCTACAAGCGTTTTCTCGGCCACCTGCTCCCCGAAGACTGGATGCCGGACGGTCTCGTCCAGCTTCTGGCGACCGAATACAAATTTGCCGTCGCCTTCGTCATTCTGGTGCTGACACTTCTCCTCAGACCCTATGGTCTCTTCAACAAGAGGACGGGATAG
- a CDS encoding ABC transporter ATP-binding protein: MSFLKAEAMTGGYGNDDILHACTVEADKGEIAVIVGPNGAGKSTAMKAVFGMLNLREGRVTLDGRDVTTMKPTERVSEGMSFVPQVRNVFPSMTVEENLEMGAFLRRDNIAETIEEIYDLFPVLKEKRRQPAGELSGGQRQQVAVGRALMTKPSVLMLDEPTAGVSPIVMDELFDRIIDVANTGIAILMVEQNAKQALEIAHRGYVLQQGRNAYTDTGEALLANADVRRSFLGG, encoded by the coding sequence GTGAGCTTCCTCAAAGCCGAGGCCATGACCGGCGGCTATGGCAACGACGACATCCTCCACGCCTGCACCGTGGAGGCCGACAAGGGCGAGATCGCCGTCATCGTCGGCCCCAACGGCGCGGGAAAATCCACCGCGATGAAGGCCGTGTTCGGGATGCTGAACCTTCGCGAGGGCAGGGTGACGCTGGATGGGCGCGACGTGACCACCATGAAGCCGACCGAGCGCGTGTCGGAGGGGATGAGCTTCGTGCCGCAGGTGCGCAACGTCTTCCCGTCGATGACGGTGGAGGAGAATCTCGAGATGGGCGCTTTCCTGCGTCGCGACAACATCGCCGAGACCATCGAGGAGATCTACGACCTGTTTCCCGTCCTCAAGGAGAAGCGGCGCCAGCCGGCGGGGGAGCTTTCAGGCGGACAGCGCCAGCAGGTCGCCGTCGGCCGCGCGTTGATGACCAAGCCTTCCGTGCTGATGCTGGACGAGCCCACCGCGGGCGTCTCCCCCATTGTGATGGACGAGCTGTTCGACCGGATCATCGACGTGGCCAACACCGGGATTGCCATCTTGATGGTGGAGCAGAACGCCAAGCAGGCGCTGGAGATCGCCCACCGCGGCTACGTCCTCCAGCAAGGCCGTAACGCCTACACCGACACCGGCGAGGCGCTGCTCGCCAATGCCGACGTCCGCCGCTCGTTCCTGGGGGGCTGA